Proteins from a genomic interval of Corvus moneduloides isolate bCorMon1 chromosome 6, bCorMon1.pri, whole genome shotgun sequence:
- the KCNJ11 gene encoding ATP-sensitive inward rectifier potassium channel 11: protein MLSRKGIIPEEYVLTRLAEDVPDHARYRARERRARFVGKNGACNVAHKNIREQGRFLQDVFTTLVDLKWPHTLLIFTMSFLCSWLLFGMVWWLIAFAHGDLDHSTRLQRDPAEGAVASAAAFVPCVTSIHSFTSAFLFSIEVQVTIGFGGRMVTEECPAAILVLIVQNIVGLVINAIMLGCIFMKTSQAHRRAETLIFSKHAVIALREGRLCFMLRVGDLRKSMIISATIRMQVVKKTASLEGEVVPLNQIDIQMENPVGGNSIFLVSPLIIYHVIDKNSPLYDISPMNLHHHEDLEIIVILEGVVETTGITTQARTSYLADEILWGQRFVPIVAEEDGRYSVDYSKFGNTVKVPTPSCTARQLEEDKSIMDTMPLSPKGTIRKRSVKLKPKFTISDEPS from the coding sequence ATGCTCTCGAGGAAGGGGATCATCCCCGAGGAGTACGTGCTGACCCGGCTGGCCGAGGACGTGCCGGATCACGCCCGGTACCGCGCGCGGGAGAGGCGGGCGCGCTTCGTGGGCAAGAACGGCGCCTGCAATGTGGCCCATAAGAACATCCGCGAGCAGGGGCGCTTCCTGCAGGATGTCTTCACCACCCTGGTGGACCTCAAGTGGCCGCACACGCTGCTCATCTTCACCATGTCGttcctctgcagctggctgctcttCGGCATGGTCTGGTGGCTCATCGCCTTCGCCCACGGGGACCTGGACCACAGCACCCGGCTGCAGCGGGACCCCGCGGAGGGGGCCGTGGCGTCCGCGGCCGCCTTCGTGCCCTGCGTGACCAGCATCCACTCCTTCACCTctgccttcctcttctccatcGAGGTGCAGGTGACCATCGGCTTCGGGGGGCGCATGGTGACGGAGGAGTGCCCGGCCGCCATCCTGGTGCTGATCGTGCAGAACATCGTGGGGCTGGTGATCAACGCCATCATGCTGGGCTGCATCTTCATGAAGACGTCGCAGGCCCACCGCCGGGCCGAGACCCTCATCTTCAGCAAACACGCGGTCATCGCCCTGCGGGAGGGCAGGCTCTGCTTCATGCTGCGCGTGGGCGACCTCCGCAAGAGCATGATCATCAGTGCCACCATCCGCATGCAGGTGGTGAAGAAGACCGCCAGCCTGGAGGGGGAGGTGGTGCCCCTCAACCAGATCGACATCCAGATGGAGAACCCCGTGGGGGGCAACAGCATCTTCCTCGTCTCCCCACTCATCATCTACCACGTGATAGATAAGAACAGCCCCCTCTACGACATCTCCCCCATGAACCTTCACCACCACGAGGACCTGGAGATCATCGTCATCTTGGAAGGGGTGGTGGAGACCACTGGCATCACCACTCAGGCCAGAACCTCCTACCTGGCGGATGAAATCCTCTGGGGCCAAAGGTTTGTGCCCATCGTGGCAGAGGAAGATGGGCGATACTCGGTGGACTACTCTAAATTTGGCAACACAGTGAAAGTGCCCACCCCGTCGTGCACTgccaggcagctggaggaggacaAGAGCATTATGGACACCATGCCACTGTCCCCTAAAGGCACAATAAGGAAGAGGTCTGTCAAGCTAAAGCCCAAGTTTACCATAAGTGATGAGCCTTCCTGA